The Streptomyces cathayae DNA segment TCGTCGATCAGGTACGCCAGCGGCTGCGGAACCGGTGTGCGGGAGTGCGCCGTGAGGAAGGCGTGCAGGTCGGCGGCGGTCTGCCCGGCGTCCAGGGCACGGCGTACCGAGCCCGGAGTGAACCGGTAGACGGTCGCCCCGCCCTTCGACTCCACGTCCGCGAGCACGTCCAGCATGTCCGCGAGCGGCCGTCGCAGCGGGCCCGGCGCGACGGCCGTCAGGTCGGCCTGGAGCAGGACGTGGTCCAGCGGTTCGGGCAGCAGCGGTGCCAGCAGCCGGGCGGCGGCGGTGACGTTCTTCGGCTCGGCGGGGGAGAACCCGGCGGGGGAGAGGAGACCCGGCGGCGGGGCCGGCCGGTGGTGGACCGGCAACCGGTCGCCCGGCCCCCGGGGCTCCGGTTCGGCCGGGTGGTCCGGACGGTCCGGTTCCGGCGCGGGCAGGCCGAGCAGCGCCCGCCCGTGGGCCGAGAGCGCCCCCCGGCCGGTGATTCCCAGTGTCTCCGCCTCGGTGAGCGTCCACCGGGCGAGCCGGGAGCGCAGGTCCTCGCCGTCGCCGGTGCCGGGGCGCGGCGGGCGTTCCCACCGCAGCCGCGCCGGCACCGACTCGGCCACCGGAGCCGTCCCCTCCGGCAGGCCCGCCAGCAGCGCCAGCACCCGGTGCCGCACCTCGGGCGCCGCCGACCGGTCGAGCCCCGGACCGAGCGCCGCCACCGTGTGGTCCTTCGCGTCCCGCTCGCCGACCAGTCCCGGGGTCCGGGTCGCCGCCAGCCACGCCGTGGCCAGCACCGTCCAGCGCTCGGCGGCGGGCCGCTCCAGCCAGGTGTCGTACGCCGGGGTCGCCGCGTACCGCTCGTCGGCCTCCCCGTCGGAGGCCAACAACCCTGCCGCATAAGCCAGTTCGACCCAGAACGCGGCGACCGGCTCGGGCACGTCCAGGGCGACGGCGGTCCGCTTCAGGTCCCGCACGCTCAGCCCGCCGGACCGCAGCACCGCCGGACCGCCCTCGTCCCAGTCCTTCAGCAGTTCCTCGACGGCCGCCAGCGCCGTGTACGCCTGCCCGGCCGCCGCCGCGTCCACCACCTGTGGACGGTGCGCGGGCGCGGGTACGGGTTCAACAGGTGGCGGCACCGGCTCGGTCGCCCGGTGCGCCCGCCCGCCCCGCAGATGCAGCGCCACCTCACGCGGCAGCACGACCGTGCCGGGCGCCGTCGGCAGCAGCAGCCCCCGGTCCAGCAGCAGACGCAGCCGGGGCGCCGGATCGGCGGTGACCTGGCCGTAGGGCGGCCCCCACACCAGCCGTTCCAGCGTCTCCGCAGACTCGGGCGGCACCTCGGCGAGCAGCGCCGACATCCGCGCCCGGTCCGTGAACAGCCCGGTCAGGGCGGCCACCGCGGAGACCGAGTCATGGGTGGACGGCAGCCCGGCCGCCGTGACGATCTCCTGGATCCGCCCCGGGGACATCCCGGCCGTCGCCTCCCGCACGGTCGGGCCGAGACCGGTCGGCGAGGGGTGCTGCGCGGAGGGGGAGAGCAGCTCACGGGCCGTACGGACCAGCCGCAGCCGGTCGTCGCCGCCCCACACCAGCGCCTGTTCGCGCAGCGTCCGCACGACGTGCGGCAGCGCGGCGGACACCGCGGGATCGCCCTCGTCGCCGGCCAGCAGCCCGAGCAGCTCGTCGTACGGCGCCGGATCGGCCGCCACGGCCAGCGCCTGCGCGGTCTGCAGCGCGAACCGGTCCAGCCGCTCCAGGGCCCGCACGACCGAGGCCCGGGTCCCGGCCCGGGTGGCGAGCTGGGTGAGGTCGGTGGGCACGGGCGTGACGAGGTCCGGCCTGCTGCGCAGGAGCGCGGCAAGCCCGACGTCGTCCCGCCCCCGGAGCTCTTCCGCGAGGGATCGGGGGGCCGCCGCGGGCTTCTCCTCGGTGCTCATCCGCATCACGGTAGCGGGTGGGTACGCCGGTGGGGTGCGCGGAGTTGGGTCGGCCGACCGGACTCGCGGTACCGTCGTCCGACGTCGTGTACCAACGCATCCGCCCCGGAGGGCACTTCGTGGGTATCGAGAGTGACCAGGTCGTCTACGAGTACCTGAGCCGCGTCGGTGACGTGGCCCAGCAGCGGCAGCTGCCGTCGGCGACCCGGATGGGCCTGGTCGCCCGGCTGCGTGACGAGATCGACCGGCGCCGGGCGAGGACCGCGGTCGACTCCCCGGCCGCCGTGCGCCGCATCATCTCCCGCATGGGCACCCCGGACGAGGTCGTGGCGGCGGCCGCGGACCCCTCCGGGGCGGCCGGGGCCGGTGGCGCGGATCCTCGGCCGGAGGGGCCCACCGCGAACAGGCCCGCACCGCCGCCCGCCGAGGTTCCCGCCCAGCGGAGCGGGGACCTCGGCGGGCGCGCGCGGGACGTCCTGCGCCGCGCGGTCCCCCGCCCCCGTCCGGCCGGGAACCCGCACCCCGGGCCCGCCGCCGGCGTACCGTCCCCGCCGCACCGGGCCGGTACGGACGAACTCGGGGACAGCGCTGCCCAGCCCGACTGGTGGCGGGTGGACGACAGCCCCTTCGGCGTCGGCGACGAGGTCACCGGTTTCGTCGGCGGAGTGGAGATCCCCGAACTGCTCAAGCCCCCGCCGGCGAAGGAACCGGACGGGGCGGCGGGCCCGGACGGGAAGGCCCCCGCGCCGGCCGTCGTCGAAGCCGGGACCGACACCGACACCGGTGCCGGAACCGCGGCCGGGTCCCGGTCCGCCCGGCGTCGGTTCGTGCGGCTCCCCTCCGGCCGCTGGAGCAACCCCCTGCTCCTGGTCGCCGCGGGCCTGCTGGTCGTGGGTGCCGTCCTGGGCAACTGGTTCGCCCTGTTCCTCGGCTGGGTCATCGCCTACGCCTCCCGCCGCCTCACCCGGGCCGAGATCAAGTGGGCGGTCGTCGTCCTGCCGGGCCTCGCGATCGCGGGCGGGATCGTCTGGCTCTGGGGCCGGACCGAGGAACGCTGGGGCACCCCCGTCGCCGACGGCGCCATGAACGACGCCGTCTTCGAAACCTGGCCCTGGGTGGTCCGGGCCGCGGCGGTGACCTCGGCCCTGTTCCTCACCTGGCGCTCCCAACGCCCCCGCTGACCTCGCACGAGCCGCAGGCACAATGGCGGGCATGGCCTCCACGACCCCGCTCCCGTCCACCTCGCTCCCGTCCTCCCCGCTCCCGTCCGCGCCGCTCACCGTCGGCTTCGACCTCGACATGACGCTCATCGACTCCCGGCCCGGCATCCGCGCCTGCTACCTGGCGCTGGCCGAGCGGACCGGCACCCCCGTGGACGCCGATCTCGTCGTCACCCGGCTGGGACCGCCGCTGGAGGACGAACTGATCAACTGGTTCCCGGCCGAGCGGGTCGAGGAGGCGGCGGACCTGTACCGGTCGATGTACCCGACCTACGCCATAGCCCCCACGCCGGCGCTGCCCGGCGCCCGCGACGCCATGGCGGCCGTACGGGAGGCGGGCGGACAGGCGATCGTCGTCACCGCGAAGCACGAGCCCAACGCCAAGCTGCACCTCGCCCACCTCGGCATCGAACCGGACGCGGTGATCGGCGATCTGTGGGCCGAGCAGAAGGCGCTGGCGCTGCGCGAGCACGGCGCGGGCGTGTACGTCGGCGACCATGTGGGTGACGTGCGCGGCGCGCGGGCCGCCGGAGCACTGGCGGTCGCGGTCGCCAGCGGCCCGTGCGACCCGGCGGAACTGCGCGCGGCGGGCGCGGACGTCGTCCTCGCCGACCTGACCGAGTTCCCCCGCTGGTTCGCGGACCACCGCGCGGCGCGCCCCTGACGGCTCCCCGCCGGGGCGCCCGACGGCCTACCGTCCGGCGCGTGCCTGACGGCGGCCGGCCGCGGCCGAGCGGAGCACTCCCGCACCGGCCATCAGGAAACCGACCCCCATGAGCATGCTCAGTACGAACATGTACGTCGGGAAGGGCTCCGTACCGAGGAACAACGGGGCCACCGTGACCAGAGTGGCCACGGTACCGATGAGGAAGACGACGCCGCCTGCACGGACCAGGCCGTCGCCGGGCGCCGCGGAATTCGCTTGGGTTTTGTCAGCCACCGGACCAGGGTAGTTCCTGGCCGGAGGGAACTACCGGGCGACGTCTTGTCACCCGCCCGAAGACCATTAGCCTTGGTTGCGGTGGGTCACCAGGATCTGCCCGAGCGTTATCGAGAGCTGTTCCAGAAGCGGTTTCCCGACGAGTACGAGGACGAGGACAGACGTGCCCACCGGCAAAGTCAAGTGGTTCAACAGTGAGAAGGGCTTCGGTTTCCTCTCCCGTGACGACGGCGGTGACGTCTTCGTCCATTCCTCGGTCCTCCCCGCCGGAGTCGAGACCCTGAAGCCGGGCCAGCGGGTGGAGTTCGGCGTGGTCGCCGGACAGCGAGGTGACCAGGCCCTGTCCCTGACCGTCATCGACCCGACCCCGTCGGTCGCGGCCGCCCAGCGCAAGAAGCCCGACGAACTGGCCTCCATCGTCCAGGACCTGACGACCCTGCTGGAGAACCTCGCGCCGAACCTGGAGAAGGGCCGCTACCCGGACCGCACCTCCGGAAAGCAGATCGCCGGCCTGCTCCGCGCGGTCGCCGACCAGCTGGACGTCTGATCCGGCCGGCCGGCACCGGTACCGACACCCGTGCCCGCACCGGTAAGGGTCAGGGGAACCGCAGGGCGTCCGGGCCGAGGGGCGGCACCAGTCCCTCGGCCGCCGCACGCGTCAGCAGGCCCCGTACGGCCGCGTAGCCGTCCTCGCCGAGGTCGGCGGTGAACTCGTTGACGTACAGCCCGATGTGCTGGTCGGCGACGGTCGGGTCCATCTCCTGGGCGTGCGCCATGACGTACGGCCGGGCCGCCTCGGGGTCGTCCCAGGCGGCCCGTACGGAGCGGCGGATCGAGTCGGCGAGCAGGGTCAGCGTCCGCGCTCCGAGGGACCGCCTGGCGATGATCGCGCCCAGCGGGATCGGCAGCCCGGTGGTCCGCTCCCAGTGCTCACCCATGTCCGCGAGCCGGTGCAGCCCGTACTCCCGGTAGGTGAAGCGCGCCTCGTGGATGACGAGCCCGGCGTCGACCTTCCCGTCCCGGACGGCGGGCATGATCTCGTGGAACGGCATCACCACGATCTCCCCGACCCCACCGGGCACCACGTCCGCCGCCCACAGCCGGAACAGCAGGTAGGCCGTCGACCTCTCGCTGGGCACGGCGACCGTGCGCCCCGCCAGGTCCAGCCCTTCCTCCCGGGTCAGCACCAGCGGTCCGCAGCCCCGGCCCAGCGCGCCCCCGCAGGGCAGCAGCGCGTACGCGTCGAGGACGTAGGGGAGGGCCGCGTACGACACCTTCAGCACGTCCGACTCGCCGCGCTCGGCCATGCCGTTGGTGACGTCGATGTCGGCGAAGGTGACGTCGAGGGCGGGCGCGCCGGGGACGCGGCCGTGCGCGAGGGCGTCGAAGACGAAGGTGTCGTTCGGGCAGGGGGAGTACACGATCCCCAGCCGCTGCTGCTCAGCTGTCATACCGGTTCCAACTCTCCAGGACGGGCGCGATCTTCCCGAAGCCCTCGGTGAGGGCGTCCAGGGCGTCACCGATGCGCCAGGCGGCGCGGTCGCGCGGGCCGACGGGATTCGACACCGCCCGTACCTCCAGCACGGGCAGGCCGTGCGCGGCGGCGGCCTCGGCGACGCCGAAGCCCTCCATGGCCTCGGCGAGCGCGCCGGGGTGGCGGTCGCGGAGCCGGGCGGCGCGGGCCGCGGTGCCGGTCACCGTCGACACGGTGAGCACGGCACCGGTGAGCGCGCCGGACGCGGCGGCCACCTCCCGGACCAGGGCGGCGGGGGGCCGGTGGGTGACGGTGCCGAAGCCGAGGTCGGTCACCGGCAGGAAGCCGTCGGCGGTCTCGGCGCCCAGGTCGGCGGCGGTGATCTCGTCGGCGACGACGAGCGAGGCGAGGGGCGCGTGCGGCGGGAAGCCGCCGGCGATCCCGGCCGAGACGACCAGGCCGTAGGGGCGGCCGTCCAGAGCGGCGGCGGTGAGCGCGGCGGCCGTGGAGGCGGCGGCGCGGGCCGGGCCGACACCGGCGGCGATCAGATCGGGGCCGTCGGCGATCGTGACGACCTCCACCCCGGGCAGGGCCCTCCCGTGCGCGGCACCGGGAAAGGCCCTGGCCACCGCGTCCCGTTCGGCGGGGACGGCGGTGGCCACGAGGACTCCTCCCCGCGCTCCCGGTCTCGTGGGGGCGGGGGGCGCCTCGGCGGACGACGCGATCAGGCGTCCTTCTTCAGCCGGAAGGACCACAGGCCGGTGGCCTCGTTCTCGCCCTGCTTGACCGACACCAGGGTCGAGTTGCCCTGGGCGCCGTACTGGGCGTTGAAGAACACGCTGCCGGGGATGGTGCGGTAGGTCTTGGTGCTGGAGTCGGTCAGCGGCTGACCGTTCATCAGGATCGTCCAGCCCTTGTCGGCGAGGTCCGGGTCGACACCGAAGCGCACGGTCTCGTCCGGGTCGACCGAGATCTCCTTGATGTCCTTGTCCTCCAGGCACGACGTCAGGTCGGAGGCCTTCAGGGCCTTGCCCTCGCCGCCGCAGGTGGCCTCGGAGGCCACCGAGTCGCTGCCGACGGTGATCGTGGACATGGCCGTCGGCTTGTCACAGGCCGACAGGACGAGCAGTCCGGCGGAGACGGCACCGGCGACGACGACGGCACGGCGCCGTCGCACAGCGCGGTCACTTCGAGCGGCTGTGCCGCGGGGCAACGTGGTCATGGGCGAAGGTTATCGGGCACGTCCGGTCCACTTCCCACGTGGGGTACGGCGTGGCCGGAGCGTTACGCCACTCGCGCGCGCCCGCGGCCCCCGTGCCGGGCGGAGCCGATCAGCGCGCGGACGGTGGTCAGCCAGCCCGCGGCGACGATCGCGGCGCCCACCGCGAGGCCCAGCGACCCGATCAGCGGCATCGCGATACCGATCGCCCCGCCCAGCACCCACGCCATCTGCAGCAGCGTCTCGGAGCGGGCGAACGCCGATGTGCGGACCGTCTCGGGCACGTCCCGCTGGATCAGCGCGTCCAGGGACAGCTTGGCCAGTGCCTGCGCGAAGCCGGCGATCCCGGCGAGGCAGGCCACCACGACCGCGCCGAACAGCGCCGCCGCCGTGATCGCCGCGGCCGTCACACAGGCCACCACCGTCACGATGATGATCTCCGGCGCGCGGGACCGGAGCGACGCGCCGACGGCCGTACCGAGCGCGTTGCCCGCGCCCGCCGCCACCCCCACGATGCCCAGGGACACGACGGCGCTCTGGCCGGACATCGGATGCTCGCGCAGCAGGAACGCGAGGAAGAAGATCAGGAAGCCGGTCAGACAGCGGATGGAGGCGTTGGCGGTCAGCGCGTGGGTGACGGCCAGGCCGACCGTGCGCAGACCGGGCCGCCTGCCGGACCTGCGGTGCGGGCCGTGCAGATGGGCCTCGTCCGCCGCGAGCAGCGCCGTGTCCTCACCCTTGGCGGAGTCCACCACCGGCGGCAGCCGGAAGGACAGGAACATGCCTGTGACGAAGAGCACGAACGCCCCGTACAGCGGCCAGCGCGGTCCGATCTGGTGCAGTCCCGCACCGATCGGCGCCGCGACGCCGGTGGCCAGCAGCCCGCCGAGGGTGACCCGCGAGTTGGCTTTCACCAGGGAGAACGCGGGCGGCAGCAGCCGGGGCACGACGGCGCTTCTGACCACCCCGTACGCCTTCGAGGAGACCAGCACGCCGAGCGCGGCCGGATACAGCTCGAGGCCGCCGGTGACCACCGCGCCGGACAGCACCAGGGCGAGCAGCGCCCGGGCGAGCATCGCGCCCGCCATCGCGGCCCGGCGGCCGTGCGGGAGACGGTCCAGGAGCGGGCCGATCACCGGGGCCAGAAGGGTGAACGGCGCCATCGTGATGGCGAGGTAGAGCGCGACCCGGCCGCGTGCCTCGTCGGTCGGCACGGAGAAGAAGACGGTGGACGCGAGCGCGACGGTGATCATGACGTCGCCGGCGCCGTTCACACCGTGCAGCTCGATCAGTTTGCCGAGCCCGGACTCCCCGGCGCCGTGCGCGTGGGTGGCCCGGCGGATCCCGCGTGCGGTTCCGGTCACCGGGAAGCGCAGGACACGGCCGGCCGCACGCAGACGGCCGCCCGGCCTGCCCGATGTGAGGCGCGGGCCCTTTCCTCTGACTCTGACCCCTCTGGCTTCGTGCGGCCCACCGGTCCCGGTGGCGCCCTGGGGTGTCCTCGCGGTAGCCACGACGTTCATAGTGCCCTGATACGGCGGTCCGTAGTGCCCCGACCGCCTCGACGGCCCCACGGTGTGCGGCTTCCGGCGGAACGCGGCGCCGGCGCGCGATGCCCGGGAACAGCTGAGAACACTCGAGAACAACCGTCGGTGTAGGCCCAGGGCACGCGAGCAGGTAGCGT contains these protein-coding regions:
- a CDS encoding helicase C-terminal domain-containing protein, which codes for MSTEEKPAAAPRSLAEELRGRDDVGLAALLRSRPDLVTPVPTDLTQLATRAGTRASVVRALERLDRFALQTAQALAVAADPAPYDELLGLLAGDEGDPAVSAALPHVVRTLREQALVWGGDDRLRLVRTARELLSPSAQHPSPTGLGPTVREATAGMSPGRIQEIVTAAGLPSTHDSVSAVAALTGLFTDRARMSALLAEVPPESAETLERLVWGPPYGQVTADPAPRLRLLLDRGLLLPTAPGTVVLPREVALHLRGGRAHRATEPVPPPVEPVPAPAHRPQVVDAAAAGQAYTALAAVEELLKDWDEGGPAVLRSGGLSVRDLKRTAVALDVPEPVAAFWVELAYAAGLLASDGEADERYAATPAYDTWLERPAAERWTVLATAWLAATRTPGLVGERDAKDHTVAALGPGLDRSAAPEVRHRVLALLAGLPEGTAPVAESVPARLRWERPPRPGTGDGEDLRSRLARWTLTEAETLGITGRGALSAHGRALLGLPAPEPDRPDHPAEPEPRGPGDRLPVHHRPAPPPGLLSPAGFSPAEPKNVTAAARLLAPLLPEPLDHVLLQADLTAVAPGPLRRPLADMLDVLADVESKGGATVYRFTPGSVRRALDAGQTAADLHAFLTAHSRTPVPQPLAYLIDDVARRHGHLRVGAASAYVRCDDEAVLNEILADKRAAELGLRRLAPTVLAARADPAGLLEGLRRMGFAPAAESAEGDVLITRAHAHRTPPRTPPEPVPEGPPVPDDTLLTAAIRAVRAGDLAATAPRKPRAGRGGGELPRTGSAETLATVQAAVLTGEALWIGYVNAEGAASQRVIAPVRVEGGFVTAYDHTADEVRTYPLHRITGVAELADDES
- a CDS encoding futalosine hydrolase, with amino-acid sequence MATAVPAERDAVARAFPGAAHGRALPGVEVVTIADGPDLIAAGVGPARAAASTAAALTAAALDGRPYGLVVSAGIAGGFPPHAPLASLVVADEITAADLGAETADGFLPVTDLGFGTVTHRPPAALVREVAAASGALTGAVLTVSTVTGTAARAARLRDRHPGALAEAMEGFGVAEAAAAHGLPVLEVRAVSNPVGPRDRAAWRIGDALDALTEGFGKIAPVLESWNRYDS
- a CDS encoding 1,4-dihydroxy-6-naphthoate synthase, with product MTAEQQRLGIVYSPCPNDTFVFDALAHGRVPGAPALDVTFADIDVTNGMAERGESDVLKVSYAALPYVLDAYALLPCGGALGRGCGPLVLTREEGLDLAGRTVAVPSERSTAYLLFRLWAADVVPGGVGEIVVMPFHEIMPAVRDGKVDAGLVIHEARFTYREYGLHRLADMGEHWERTTGLPIPLGAIIARRSLGARTLTLLADSIRRSVRAAWDDPEAARPYVMAHAQEMDPTVADQHIGLYVNEFTADLGEDGYAAVRGLLTRAAAEGLVPPLGPDALRFP
- a CDS encoding HAD family hydrolase, which encodes MASTTPLPSTSLPSSPLPSAPLTVGFDLDMTLIDSRPGIRACYLALAERTGTPVDADLVVTRLGPPLEDELINWFPAERVEEAADLYRSMYPTYAIAPTPALPGARDAMAAVREAGGQAIVVTAKHEPNAKLHLAHLGIEPDAVIGDLWAEQKALALREHGAGVYVGDHVGDVRGARAAGALAVAVASGPCDPAELRAAGADVVLADLTEFPRWFADHRAARP
- a CDS encoding cold-shock protein, whose product is MPTGKVKWFNSEKGFGFLSRDDGGDVFVHSSVLPAGVETLKPGQRVEFGVVAGQRGDQALSLTVIDPTPSVAAAQRKKPDELASIVQDLTTLLENLAPNLEKGRYPDRTSGKQIAGLLRAVADQLDV
- a CDS encoding MFS transporter; protein product: MATARTPQGATGTGGPHEARGVRVRGKGPRLTSGRPGGRLRAAGRVLRFPVTGTARGIRRATHAHGAGESGLGKLIELHGVNGAGDVMITVALASTVFFSVPTDEARGRVALYLAITMAPFTLLAPVIGPLLDRLPHGRRAAMAGAMLARALLALVLSGAVVTGGLELYPAALGVLVSSKAYGVVRSAVVPRLLPPAFSLVKANSRVTLGGLLATGVAAPIGAGLHQIGPRWPLYGAFVLFVTGMFLSFRLPPVVDSAKGEDTALLAADEAHLHGPHRRSGRRPGLRTVGLAVTHALTANASIRCLTGFLIFFLAFLLREHPMSGQSAVVSLGIVGVAAGAGNALGTAVGASLRSRAPEIIIVTVVACVTAAAITAAALFGAVVVACLAGIAGFAQALAKLSLDALIQRDVPETVRTSAFARSETLLQMAWVLGGAIGIAMPLIGSLGLAVGAAIVAAGWLTTVRALIGSARHGGRGRARVA
- a CDS encoding DUF2771 domain-containing protein; its protein translation is MTTLPRGTAARSDRAVRRRRAVVVAGAVSAGLLVLSACDKPTAMSTITVGSDSVASEATCGGEGKALKASDLTSCLEDKDIKEISVDPDETVRFGVDPDLADKGWTILMNGQPLTDSSTKTYRTIPGSVFFNAQYGAQGNSTLVSVKQGENEATGLWSFRLKKDA